A window of Cheilinus undulatus linkage group 1, ASM1832078v1, whole genome shotgun sequence contains these coding sequences:
- the adma gene encoding adrenomedullin a, whose amino-acid sequence MQLIFQSILYCCLLVTVGHCSELEVNPESKKRLSIWLGNRLRRDLDSVSVEKTAESEHFVRPEDIRDTLLPHSSTDINVRTKRSKNSANQSRRQGCSLGTCTVHDLAHRLHQLNNKLKIGSAPVDKISPQGYGRRRRSLPTHRVTLRLEQGRLRPTWTTSDSQVHKLEALLRRT is encoded by the exons ATGCAGTTGATCTTCCAGTCCATCCTCTATTGCTGTCTGCTGGTGACAGTAGGACACTGTTCGGAACTTGAAGTGAATCCAGAGTCCAAAAAGAG ACTAAGCATATGGCTCGGGAACAGATTGAGACGGGATCTTGACAGTGTATCAGTAGAGAAGACAGCAGAGTCTGAGCACTTTGTCAGACCAGAAGACATCAGGGATACTTTGCTGCCACATTCCAG CACTGACATCAATGTGCGAACCAAGAGGTCCAAAAACTCAGCTAATCAGTCCAGGAGACAAGGCTGCTCACTGGGCACTTGCACAGTGCACGACCTGGCGCACCGCCTGCACCAACTCAACAACAAGCTGAAGATCGGGAGTGCCCCCGTAGACAAGATCAGCCCACAGGGATATGGCCGCAGGCGTCGATCTCTCCCCAcacacagagtcacactgaGGCTGGAGCAGGGCAGGCTGAGGCCCACGTGGACCACAAGTGACTCACAAGTTCACAAGCTGGAAGCTCTCCTCAGACGGACATGA